Proteins co-encoded in one Lineus longissimus chromosome 11, tnLinLong1.2, whole genome shotgun sequence genomic window:
- the LOC135496250 gene encoding nephronectin-like, with protein MRVTLCLLVVVFGLARTQVIRDVQEGSGGLDQEVNCDFQNGVCDWLHVVGSKQRLSIKENTDGGKYLAFSAPEDSPVDREVYTRVTLGKLAADQSYCLTISYSLTGSNTKHIILEQQPSEKLEDLQGEDNDWEKVQLSLSGQDKLVRLKLMFSPGSFGDINIADVTLSPNACE; from the exons ATGCGTGTGACACTGTGCCTTCTTGTGGTGGTCTTTGGCTTGGCCAGGACACAGGTTATCCGTGATGTCCAA GAAGGGTCAGGAGGACTCGACCAAG AAGTGAATTGCGACTTTCAAAATGGAGTGTGCGACTGGCTTCATGTAGTTGGCTCTAAGCAGCGTCTCAGCATTAAAGAGAACACGGATGGAG GAAAATACCTCGCCTTCTCTGCACCCGAGGACTCTCCGGTAGATCGCGAGGTCTACACCCGCGTTACCTTGGGCAAGTTGGCGGCAGATCAGTCGTACTGTCTCACAATCTCCTACTCCTTGACCGGCAGCAACACCAAGCACATCATACTAGAGCAACAGCCCTCGGAGAAGCTCGAAGATCTTCAAGGAGAGGACAATGATTGGGAAAAGGTTCAGCTGTCTCTCTCTGGACAGGATAAATTG GTCCGCCTGAAGCTCATGTTCAGTCCAGGCTCGTTTGGTGACATCAACATTGCTGACGTCACTTTGTCACCAAACGCCTGCGAGTAA
- the LOC135495316 gene encoding 5-aminolevulinate synthase, erythroid-specific, mitochondrial-like, giving the protein MLFEEVSFLKTDIPDHVQSVKSESQSVEEFTLEAMHAMRCPYLKKIPTSVIKQNAKSVLTKASCCPVMTHVMKYASYLTETSVKEAEADPFEKCPFVGNDDTAKSPEAVISMASRLAAADDFCDSNSPPVQTNPQTVFKAADHTIAYELSKMVKMSDLPTEREFFNYANFFRSQIDKKKRDNTYRVFKKVKRQAENYPYASVYSGEEKNVQIWCSNDYMGMTFHPRVQNAIIRAVKEQGVGTGGTRSISGNTIYHVELESELANLHKKGAALLFTSCFVANDSTLMTLGKSIPGCQIFSDAGNHASMIQGIKNSGVPKHIFRHNDAEHLEELLRKVDVAIPKVVAFETVHSMSGDVCPLKELCEVAHRYGALTFVDEVHAVGLYGETGAGIAERDGLMDEIDIVSGTLGKAYGNSGGYIAGTTEFIDTMRSYAAGFIFTTALPPTNVAGALEAVRVLSGNEGRMLRQRHQTNVRYLRQKMVEAGLPVLPAPSHIIPIKVHDAVLAAQLSNDLMEKTGHYIQAINYPTVPKGKEVLRLTPSPHHTTEQMNGLVKDLVHVFKINGVTIETPSSDPDCVYCNMPTEFDILKEMGENVELPLSAASEL; this is encoded by the exons ATGTTATTTGAAGAAGTATCATTTCTGAAGACTGACATCCCTGATCATGTCCAATCAGTCAAATCGGAATCCCAGTCTGTAGAAGAGTTTACTTTg GAGGCCATGCATGCCATGCGGTGCCCCTACCTCAAGAAGATCCCGACATCAGTGATCAAGCAGAATGCCAAGTCTGTTTTAACCAAAGCAAGCTGTTGTCCAGTGATGACACACGTGATGAAGTATGCGTCTTATCTGACCGAAACATCAGTAAAAG AAGCTGAAGCTGATCCTTTTGAGAAATGTCCTTTTGTTGGAAATGACGACACCGCGAAGTCACCAGAAGCAGTGATTTCAATGGCGTCACGGCTCGCCGCGGCTGATG ATTTCTGCGATAGCAATTCCCCACCTGTTCAGACAAATCCTCAAACAGTATTTAAAGCTGCTGACCATACGATAGCATACGAACTTTCCAAGATGGTTAAGATGTCAGACCTTCCGACTG aaagggAATTCTTCAACTACGCCAATTTCTTTCGAAGTCAAATAGATAAGAAGAAGAGGGACAACACTTACCGTGTGTTCAAAAAGGTCAAACGCCAGGCTGAAAACTATCCGTACGCGTCAGTGTACTCGGGTGAGGAGAAGAACGTCCAAATCTGGTGCAGCAATGATTACATGGGGATGACATTTCATCCTCGGGTCCAAAATGCAATAAT TAGGGCAGTGAAGGAACAGGGTGTTGGAACGGGTGGAACCCGATCCATCTCTGGCAACACAATCTACCACGTGGAACTGGAAAGCGAGTTGGCAAACTTGCACAAGAAGGGCGCGGCGTTGCTGTTCACTTCCTGTTTTGTCGCCAATGATTCAACCCTCATGACTCTGGGCAAAAGCATTCCGG GATGTCAGATCTTCTCCGATGCGGGTAACCACGCCTCAATGATCCAAGGGATAAAAAATAGCGGTGTTCCCAAGCATATCTTCCGTCACAACGATGCAGAGCATCTCGAAGAACTGCTGCGGAAAGTGGATGTGGCCATCCCCAAGGTTGTGGCGTTTGAGACTGTTCATTCCATGTCAG GTGATGTATGTCCCCTTAAGGAGCTCTGCGAGGTGGCTCACAGGTACGGTGCCCTGACATTCGTGGATGAAGTTCATGCAGTCGGGTTGTACGGCGAGACAGGTGCCGGGATTGCCGAACGAGATGGCTTGatggatgaaattgacattgtcTCTGGAACTCTTG GCAAGGCGTATGGAAACTCCGGAGGCTACATCGCCGGTACGACCGAGTTCATTGATACAATGAGGAGTTACGCTGCTGGATTTATCTTCACGACGGCTCTGCCCCCGACCAATGTGGCTGGTGCTTTGGAAGCTGTCCGG GTGCTTAGTGGCAATGAGGGAAGAATGTTGCGTCAGCGCCATCAGACGAATGTCCGGTATTTGCGCCAGAAAATGGTGGAGGCAGGGCTCCCCGTTCTGCCCGCTCCTAGCCATATTATTCCGATTAAG GTGCACGATGCCGTGCTTGCCGCACAGTTATCAAACGATCTAATGGAGAAGACAGGCCACTACATCCAGGCCATCAACTACCCCACCGTGCCCAAGGGAAAGGAAGTGCTCCGATTGACACCCTCACCACATCATACAACTGAGCAAATGAACGG CCTCGTGAAAGACCTCGTACACGTGTTCAAGATCAATGGAGTCACGATAGAAACACCATCATCAGATCCGGACTGCGTTTACTGCAATATGCCTACGGAATTTGACATTCTCAAAGAAATGGGAGAGAACGTTGAACTGCCACTTTCAGCAGCTAGTGAGCTATAA
- the LOC135495620 gene encoding serine/arginine repetitive matrix protein 2-like, with the protein MQRLLDEETVKNLQRRSLDLLDLGVPPLLQAALVTKEVEEEEAVGCPATKRLLDDIKQSMEAGASSDVIGENGSRIEETVTNGLQTGAVKGETDSSSTHSAISAGRINTGSMSPVLRKMCPASPQEDKDKSLGCKSHSPSPDSEGCLGYKSESSEGDGYLGYKSEFSDSDDSLGRSVDLHTLDKAAFVRMSTGKPPESVPLLQMKAKENTSDFTSRAENGVTKVAGITGQQASPFQLLAVDSDNSSINEEELDEVIKTIVEADETGSMVHQVASGLLDQLVMGPEVIPTLFKQDETGEMVRTEPVGSYPPRIEDGDLLGHSPRRFLKAASPMACRMESPSFLMRTGLAKKTDSDSDTSADMSPSDDIRPDESVRSQMEIDTAHARSVMQESLAAYVTSTAAEHVSSLIELSNQRTTSFLRSPVADQAVVETGTNNSDNSTITLSQSNLIPPCYSNETGSSQDEHSHHVQTLPDDVSKDSKNKPAHFEYAQRMRFRATSTTIKTVSPEQGTAERGQNITGGATNPELQKQVLETTPNSDDRTQSEYTEPIIPERTISESSTREYEKLRFFDRQAPLVETNEQPRDSGRARNEEDDKNVQGNLFGDISFWSVPIPFVKDSDLGELSFPKAANDSTESHAHPAATAPATAPATSDMTSPQKDSSDAFLDFSGRLGRFVVSNEYLDQQTQVQRERKEGESDSPKIDDLPNFVARVEHITEVLTPTPTKHHEVNDAVETSSDVSDHLGALDSLAQKVQKATDRINDANRELCMQRIENVQNLSGLDSIPIGEANINRTSSEDMTEIKTERKREELDTDHEQETAKCQRTSSPYELAGIVIISPAPIQQAERQEQEVTKRRSRSPTPSLIIVTGPTPEEVSVGMDVSVGRSRSPTPTPLVIMTPCLSPDSDPLRRPVSSTRRSRSRERRKAKRHRSLSPREKAFKSPRSLSPRADSRSPSPGRQRRSDRLMASPYDRPMSQGESPRSPSPQPTRIPGPTTPYLSSPRRDPSPVPSQRQTPALGISSSPRRSRSPSPLLDASKPCSNDRRSRSHSRSPRPDNTQETGDNRALALSPHPPSRPKSPRPDLRRASRRPGTRSRSPVPWGTFGVRHDQYEDLVMAQQETLASNLSISSKERNGRRPRQKLIHKDSRDQNAILEQLKTKHLPYLAKKFNRIPESCIPDVGFILDDMDFINALDALRRAPYFVGGALLSEYSFMNDVYQQVVEFPSIFRTFKKLLEILFHVFTEGFTAPEIGVVVVGNIYTILINGSDVHEEFLKRLSEEPGLLELIVWFVKRVKNVPANKDAVGMLLTYSINVLYNCSMHDDNRKRLQEVGAVDACLNYLESSTEFVERIALLCVAYLADEKQSEIFLAKRKPIQHFIDQLKKAVTDGTERGADGWTKLEIIKGLGRLSVNDSNKRVIAECGAMDVLLEAAQVDASPRERLESLKVLWSLCFDKTNQEQLKNNTEAMVYFEQIGVNDLDPKSQKVANGILWTIRDSLQHHSTLDQPSEGQSHIMVSYQWEAKPLALKMRATLRANGYNVWMDVDHMQGSTIETMARAVEMSDAVLMCMSQKYKESQNCRSEAEYAYYQKKEIIPIVVQNKYKPDGWLGFLRGTKMYYDITSDDAFQEKMTDLIKALGNKGKLQGSPLNVPPHQAFITEQHEPSTVTPPVHPVTERARTPRVRSSPRNWSDEDVTSWMESHGINRNRMGVLTGRQISFLQKMKRDAPDFYYSYVTKNLYSIQFQEFTDFSALTSAIEELDEAEK; encoded by the exons ATGCAAAGGTTATTAGATGAAGAAACCGTCAAAAATCTACAGCGTAGAAGTTTGGACCTGCTTGACCTTGGTGTTCCCCCACTCCTGCAAGCCGCACTCGTCACGAAAGaagtcgaagaagaagaagctgtcGGTTGCCCAGCAACGAAGCGTTTACTTGATGATATAAAACAGAGCATGGAGGCGGGAGCCTCTTCTGACGTGATTGGAGAGAATGGGAGTCGCATTGAAGAAACAGTGACCAACGGACTGCAAACTGGCGCAGTGAAAGGCGAAACGGATTCTAGTTCCACACATTCTGCTATTAGTGCAGGCAGGATAAACACTGGGTCAATGTCTCCGGTGTTACGGAAAATGTGTCCTGCTTCTCCTCAAGAAGATAAAGACAAGTCCCTCGGTTGCAAGTCGCATTCGCCAAGTCCGGACAGCGAAGGCTGCTTAGGTTACAAGTCTGAAAGCTCAGAAGGCGATGGATACTTAGGTTACAAATCGGAGTTTTCAGACAGCGACGACTCATTAGGCAGAAGCGTCGATTTGCACACTTTGGATAAAGCAGCATTTGTACGGATGTCCACAGGGAAACCGCCGGAGAGTGTACCCCTGCTCCAAATGAAAGCGAAAGAAAATACATCGGATTTCACCAGTAGAGCAGAAAACGGCGTCACAAAAGTCGCGGGTATCACTGGACAACAAGCAAGCCCATTTCAATTACTAGCTGTAGACTCCGATAATTCCAGCATAAATGAAGAAGAGCTGGATGAGGTCATTAAAACCATCGTAGAGGCAGACGAGACGGGTTCCATGGTACATCAAGTCGCCTCGGGCCTGCTCGATCAATTAGTAATGGGACCTGAAGTTATCCCTACTTTGTTCAAACAAGATGAAACTGGTGAAATGGTACGGACTGAGCCTGTCGGATCTTATCCTCCGCGAATCGAAGACGGAGACTTGTTAGGCCATTCACCGCGACGATTTCTGAAGGCGGCTTCTCCCATGGCATGTCGAATGGAGAGCCCCTCCTTCTTGATGAGAACAGGACTGGCAAAGAAGACGGACTCTGATAGTGACACTTCTGCAGACATGTCACCCAGTGATGATATTAGACCTGATGAGTCGGTTCGAAGCCAAATGGAGATTGACACAGCACATGCAAGGAGCGTCATGCAAGAGAGCCTGGCAGCTTATGTCACAAGTACGGCGGCGGAGCACGTTTCCAGCTTGATTGAACTTTCAAATCAACGGACAACTTCCTTTTTGAGAAGCCCAGTGGCTGATCAGGCTGTGGTTGAAACAGGCACAAACAACAGCGATAACTCGACAATCACCTTGAGTCAGTCTAATCTAATTCCACCATGCTACAGCAATGAAACTGGCTCTTCTCAGGATGAACATAGCCACCACGTACAAACTTTACCTGATGATGTCAGCAAAGACAGCAAAAATAAGCCCGCACACTTTGAGTACGCCCAACGCATGAGATTCAGAGCAACAAGCACTACTATTAAGACAGTAAGCCCCGAACAAGGAACTGCTGAGCGTGGTCAGAATATAACTGGAGGAGCTACTAATCCGGAGCTGCAGAAACAGGTACTTGAGACCACACCCAACAGCGATGACCGGACGCAATCTGAATACACTGAACCAATCATTCCCGAAAGAACGATCTCAGAATCTTCGACGCGTGAATACGAAAAACTTCGTTTTTTTGATAGGCAAGCCCCATTGGTGGAGACAAATGAGCAACCTAGGGACAGTGGAAGAGCAAGGAATGAAGAGGATGACAAAAATGTACAAGGAAATCTCTTCGGTGATATCAGTTTTTGGTCAGTTCCAATACCTTTTGTTAAAGATTCCGATTTGGGGGAATTATCTTTTCCGAAAGCAGCCAATGATTCAACAGAATCTCATGCGCATCCTGCAGCGACTGCGCCCGCCACAGCACCTGCCACGAGTGACATGACGTCCCCTCAGAAAGACTCCTCGGATGCCTTCCTTGATTTTTCCGGCCGTCTTGGTCGTTTTGTTGTGTCGAATGAATACCTTGATCAGCAAACTCAGGTTCAGCGAGAACGAAAAGAAGGGGAGTCTGAttcaccaaaaatcgatgacctACCAAATTTCGTCGCCAGAGTAGAACACATCACTGAGGTATTGACGCCTACGCCAACCAAACATCATGAGGTCAACGATGCCGTCGAGACAAGCAGTGATGTTTCTGATCACCTTGGTGCACTTGACAGTTTGGCGCAGAAGGTACAAAAGGCTACAGACAGAATTAACGACGCAAATCGAGAGCTTTGTATGCAACGAATCGAAAATGTCCAAAATCTTTCCGGACTCGACTCAATTCCGATCGGAGAGGCGAATATAAACAGGACCAGTAGCGAGGATATGACCGAGATCAAGACTGAGAGGAAGAGAGAGGAACTGGACACTGATCACGAACAAGAGACAGCAAAGTGTCAGAGAACTTCATCACCTTATGAGCTTGCAGGCATTGTGATTATCTCACCAGCTCCAATACAACAGGCAGAGCGACAAGAGCAAGAAGTCACCAAAAGGCGATCTCGATCTCCAACACCCTCACTAATTATAGTTACGGGACCAACACCGGAGGAGGTCTCAGTCGGAATGGACGTTTCAGTAGGACGATCGAGGTCGCCGACACCGACACCTCTGGTTATTATGACACCTTGTCTAAGCCCAGACTCAGATCCACTCCGACGGCCTGTATCTAGTACTCGACGGTCACGATCACGCGAACGGCGAAAGGCCAAGCGGCACAGGTCATTATCTCCCCGGGAGAAAGCCTTTAAATCTCCACGCTCATTGTCACCTCGGGCTGACTCAAGATCCCCTTCTCCAGGTCGACAACGGAGGAGTGACAGATTGATGGCATCACCCTATGACCGGCCAATGTCACAAGGTGAATCACCGCGCTCTCCATCCCCACAACCTACTCGAATCCCGGGTCCAACCACACCATATCTTTCATCACCTCGGAGGGATCCTTCCCCTGTTCCTTCACAAAGGCAAACCCCTGCACTGGGAATATCTTCATCTCCGAGACGATCTAGGTCACCGTCTCCGTTACTGGATGCAAGCAAGCCATGCTCGAATGATAGACGATCAAGATCTCACTCAAGATCTCCAAGACCTGACAATACACAAGAGACAGGTGATAATAGAGCTCTTGCTCTCTCTCCTCACCCACCATCACGCCCAAAATCGCCAAGACCTGATCTACGCCGTGCTTCTCGAAGGCCTGGCACGCGATCCCGATCACCTGTCCCTTGGGGGACCTTCGGGGTACGCCATGACCAATACGAAGATCTTGTGATGGCCCAGCAAGAAACTCTCGCTTCCAATCTTAGTATCAGCAGCAAGGAACGCAACGGCAGGAGACCCAGACAGAAATTGATCCACAAGGACTCAAGGGATCAGAATGCCATATTGGAACAACTTAAAACCAAACATCTACCGTATCTCGCGAAGAAATTCAACAGAATTCCTGAAAGTTGTATTCCTGACGTTGGTTTTATacttgatgacatggacttcATCAATGCACTTGATGCATTACGCAGAGCACCTTACTTTGTCGGCGGTGCACTCCTATCCGAATATTCATTCATGAATGATGTCTACCAACAGGTTGTGGAGTTTCCTTCTATCTTCCGGACTTTCAAGAAACTTCTTGAAATTCTGTTCCATGTTTTTACCGAGGGGTTCACAGCACCCGAAATAGGCGTGGTCGTCGTTGGAAATATTTACACGATTCTTATCAACGGTTCCGATGTCCATGAAGAATTTTTGAAGCGATTGTCGGAGGAGCCTGGCCTGCTGGAGCTGATCGTCTGGTTCGTGAAAAGGGTAAAGAATGTGCCCGCCAATAAGGATGCCGTGGGT ATGTTGTTGACCTACTCTATCAACGTTCTCTACAACTGCTCCATGCACGACGACAACCGCAAACGCCTCCAAGAGGTTGGGGCGGTGGACGCCTGTCTCAACTACTTGGAGTCCTCCACCGAATTCGTCGAGCGGATCGCCCTTCTTTGCGTGGCGTATCTTGCCGATGAGAAGCAGAGCGAGATATTCCTGGCCAAGCGAAAACCTATACAGCACTTTATAGACCAGTTGAAGAAGGCTGTGACGGATGGTACGGAACGTGGGGCGGATGGCTGGACGAAACTCGAGATTATAAAGG GTCTCGGCCGTCTCTCGGTGAATGACTCCAATAAGAGGGTGATCGCCGAATGCGGTGCCATGGATGTCCTACTTGAAGCAGCCCAGGTTGATGCGTCTCCTCGGGAGAGACTAG AATCCCTCAAAGTGCTCTGGTCGCTGTGTTTCGACAAGACCAACCAGGAGCAACTCAAGAACAACACGGAAGCCATGGTGTATTTTGAGCAGATAGGTgtcaatgaccttgaccccaaAAGCCAGAAGGTCGCCAATGGAATACTGTGGACCATCCGCGACTCACTTCAGCATCATTCAACACTGG ATCAACCTTCAGAAGGCCAATCGCACATCATGGTCAGCTACCAGTGGGAGGCGAAACCGCTTGCCCTGAAGATGAGGGCCACACTCCGGGCCAATGGCTACAACGTATGGATGGATGTGGATCACATGCAGGGGTCGACCATTGAAACCATGGCCAGAGCAGTGGAGATGTCCGACGCCGTCCTTATGTGCATGTCGCAGAAGTACAAGGAGAGCCAGAACTGTAGATCAG AAGCAGAATACGCCTACTACCAGAAAAAGGAGATCATCCCCATCGTCGTTCAGAACAAGTACAAGCCCGATGGGTGGCTGGGTTTTCTCAGGGGCACCAAGATGTACTATGACATCACAAGCGACGACGCATTTCAGGAGAAGATGACAGATCTGATAAAGGCTTTGGGGAACAAAGGGAAACTACAA
- the LOC135496198 gene encoding uncharacterized UDP-glucose epimerase YtcB-like produces the protein MKFLVTGDMGFLGKRVRDTLEAKGHTVAGFDLARKQNILDADDIAAAISARQYDTVIHLAAVADLNFFQTDVATCHKINVQGTQNVLQSCEDAGVRMIFAGTCCSYGNNGSHPSTEKSSLAPTEPYAASKVECENLIRKVGGDHCIMRLATFYGPGMRAALCPAVFIDRAHRGLPLMIHGDGQQTRTFTYVDDVVSGIETIATSAPIYDVINVTSEESISVVRIAELAREITGNYVPLVHAKDREGQIYKEHILNTRLRSMGWEPKIDISTGMILSYEDYKLQGGWVQPAGVNGKIVAKANNNLKGY, from the exons ATGAAGTTCCTCGTCACTGGCGACATGGGATTCCTTGGTAAAAGAGTTAGGGACACCCTTGAAG CAAAGGGCCACACTGTTGCTGGATTCGACTTGGCCCGAAAACAAAATATCTTAGACGCCGATGATATTGCTGCCGCGATATCAGCAAGACAGTATGACACGGTTATCCATCTGGCCGCAGTTGCCGACCTTAACTTCTTTCAGACAGATGTAGCAACTTGTCATAAAATAAACGTACAGGGTACCCAGAACGTCCTTCAAAGCTGCGAGGACGCTGGAGTCCGGATGATTTTTGCAGGGACATGCTGCTCATACGGGAATAATGGCAGCCACCCGTCGACAGAGAAATCATCGTTGGCGCCGACCGAGCCGTACGCTGCTTCGAAAGTAGAATGCGAAAATCTGATCAGAAAAGTTGGCGGTGACCACTGTATTATGCGTTTAGCTACATTCTACGGTCCCGGCATGAGGGCTGCGTTGTGCCCGGCAGTATTCATAGACCGGGCACATCGGGGGCTACCGCTAATGATACACGGTGATGGGCAGCAGACGCGCACATTCACATACGTCGATGACGTTGTATCCGGAATTGAGACCATCGCAACGTCTGCCCCGATATatgatgtcatcaatgtcaCGTCAGAGGAGAGTATATCCGTTGTTCGAATAGCCGAATTAGCCAGGGAAATCACGGGTAACTATGTTCCCCTTGTACACGCCAAGGATCGTGAAGGACAGATTTATAAAGAACATATTCTCAATACCCGTTTGAGGTCGATGGGTTGGGAACCGAAAATTGATATTTCAACCGGGATGATATTAAGTTATGAAGATTACAAGCTCCAAGGTGGATGGGTGCAGCCCGCAGGGGTTAATGGTAAGATTGTGGCGAAAGCAAATAATAATCTGAAAGGATATTAA